In the Bacteroidales bacterium genome, one interval contains:
- a CDS encoding Crp/Fnr family transcriptional regulator, with the protein MYIPGDCKNCEIMSSAAKALNVSELENLEQNCVNVKYVKGDTVFKQGIFSSNIMYLTAGVAMIRIEEDEKEQIIKFVKAPAFIGIPTTFKERINQYSATVISDASLCIINTNIFKNFIFNNGKFAYEIIIDLCKNELELFNHYVSKSQKNINGRLADTLLFFANDIFESDKFTIPVSRADLGNYVNTTRESISRTFSEFAEENIIKLSGKKISILNKERLKEISLKG; encoded by the coding sequence ATGTATATCCCCGGGGATTGTAAAAATTGTGAAATTATGTCTTCTGCTGCGAAGGCTTTGAATGTTTCTGAGTTAGAAAATTTAGAACAAAATTGTGTGAATGTTAAATATGTTAAAGGAGATACGGTTTTTAAACAAGGTATTTTTTCGTCAAACATAATGTATTTAACCGCCGGAGTTGCAATGATTCGAATTGAAGAAGATGAGAAAGAGCAGATTATAAAGTTTGTTAAGGCTCCTGCTTTTATTGGAATTCCTACTACTTTTAAAGAAAGAATAAATCAATATTCAGCCACTGTAATTTCTGATGCATCTTTATGTATTATTAATACAAACATATTTAAAAATTTCATATTTAATAACGGGAAATTTGCTTATGAAATAATCATTGATCTGTGCAAAAATGAATTGGAACTGTTTAATCATTATGTAAGTAAAAGTCAAAAAAACATAAACGGCAGACTTGCAGATACTTTACTTTTTTTTGCGAATGACATTTTTGAATCCGATAAGTTTACAATTCCTGTTTCAAGGGCTGATTTGGGAAATTATGTTAATACAACAAGGGAAAGTATCAGTCGTACATTTTCTGAATTTGCAGAGGAAAATATTATTAAACTTTCCGGTAAAAAAATTTCAATTTTAAATAAAGAAAGATTGAAAGAAATTAGTTTAAAGGGTTAA
- a CDS encoding methylenetetrahydrofolate reductase: MKLVDKLKDTKKTYFSFEILPPMKGGSMEDIYKVIDPLTEFDPMNINVTYHQQEVVYKEHKTGLIEKKTIRKRPGTVAISAAVKYRYQNPIVVPHLICGGFTKEETEDALIDLNFLEMNNLLVLRGDPPANQKYFTVEKGGHNHTLGLIKQIMNLNQGIYCDENLQNKTRTNFSIGVAGYPEKHNEAPNMKSDLKYLKMKIDAGAEYIITQMFFDNQKYFDFVDLCRKEGINVPIVAGIKPVRTKQDLELLPQVFNIDIPDELASEIAKAKDNKSANQTGIEWAIQQSKEIIEYGVPAVHFYTIGRSDNIKQIAKSVF; the protein is encoded by the coding sequence ATGAAACTCGTTGACAAACTGAAAGATACAAAAAAAACATATTTCTCTTTTGAAATATTACCGCCGATGAAAGGCGGAAGCATGGAAGATATATATAAGGTTATTGATCCTTTGACGGAATTTGACCCCATGAATATTAATGTAACCTATCATCAACAAGAAGTTGTTTATAAGGAACATAAAACCGGATTAATTGAAAAAAAAACAATTCGAAAACGTCCCGGAACTGTTGCAATTTCGGCAGCTGTAAAATACCGTTATCAAAACCCGATTGTAGTTCCTCATTTAATATGCGGAGGTTTCACCAAAGAAGAAACAGAAGATGCATTGATAGACCTTAATTTTCTGGAAATGAATAATCTGTTAGTTTTAAGAGGAGATCCGCCGGCTAATCAAAAATACTTCACTGTTGAAAAAGGAGGCCATAATCATACTTTGGGCCTTATTAAGCAAATAATGAATTTGAATCAAGGGATTTATTGTGATGAAAATCTTCAAAATAAAACCCGTACAAATTTCTCAATAGGTGTTGCCGGCTATCCCGAAAAACATAACGAAGCACCCAATATGAAATCGGATTTGAAATATCTTAAAATGAAAATTGATGCCGGTGCAGAATACATTATAACACAAATGTTTTTTGATAATCAAAAATACTTTGATTTTGTTGATCTTTGCAGAAAAGAAGGAATTAACGTTCCGATAGTAGCCGGTATTAAACCCGTAAGAACAAAGCAAGATTTAGAACTGCTGCCACAAGTATTTAATATTGATATTCCGGATGAATTAGCTTCTGAAATTGCAAAAGCAAAAGATAATAAATCTGCAAATCAAACAGGCATTGAATGGGCAATACAACAATCAAAAGAAATTATTGAGTATGGAGTACCTGCTGTTCATTTTTACACCATCGGCAGATCTGATAATATCAAACAAATTGCTAAATCAGTTTTTTAG
- a CDS encoding SDR family NAD(P)-dependent oxidoreductase, translating to MKHFFITGTSRGIGKALTETLLEDDNIKVTGISRTNSINHPNYKHITTDLSNLSDTESIFFPDLHDADEIILINNSGVMSEIIRLGKLKNSSIINDYHVNVVSPSILMNNFIKKFQNYNNKRTIINVSSGAGRHAVDAWSVYCASKSALDMISETVALEQAFQTFENQIKIFSVAPGVIDTKMQDQIREVSIDDFSNVEKFINLKDNNELFSPEKAASLLLKIINNRDDFEDVTLDVRDL from the coding sequence ATGAAACACTTTTTTATAACCGGTACAAGCAGAGGTATCGGAAAGGCTTTAACGGAAACCTTATTAGAAGATGATAATATTAAGGTAACCGGTATTTCAAGAACTAATTCAATTAATCATCCTAATTATAAACATATTACAACAGATCTTTCGAATCTTTCGGATACAGAAAGTATCTTTTTCCCGGATTTGCATGATGCTGATGAAATTATCTTAATTAATAATTCAGGTGTTATGTCTGAGATAATCAGATTAGGGAAATTGAAAAATTCAAGTATCATAAATGATTATCATGTAAACGTAGTATCACCAAGCATATTAATGAATAATTTCATTAAGAAGTTTCAAAATTATAATAATAAAAGAACCATTATTAATGTTAGCTCCGGAGCCGGCAGGCATGCCGTTGATGCTTGGAGTGTATATTGTGCTTCAAAATCTGCTTTGGATATGATTAGTGAAACTGTTGCTCTTGAACAAGCATTTCAAACTTTTGAAAATCAAATAAAAATATTTTCTGTTGCTCCGGGTGTTATTGATACAAAAATGCAAGATCAAATCAGAGAAGTTTCAATTGATGATTTTTCAAATGTTGAAAAATTTATAAATTTGAAGGATAATAATGAGTTATTCTCTCCCGAAAAAGCTGCAAGTTTATTATTGAAAATTATTAATAACAGAGATGACTTTGAAGATGTTACTCTGGATGTTAGGGATTTGTAG
- a CDS encoding Crp/Fnr family transcriptional regulator, whose translation MFDNPSCINCVFKSPATKFLSDNEIIQLEQNCAVAELKPGEKIFKQGVFSSNIVYLKKGIVKLHIEGPYKEQILKITKGPTYLGIPTTFDEKYYRYSATTVEETGACFINIETFRKFVQENGKFAYEIIIELCKSEISLFKKCINRSQKNARGRIADALLFLKEEIYEDNYFRLPLTRSELGDYVNTTRESVSRILNEFHNEKIIKVTGKEVLILNEKLLNIISKTG comes from the coding sequence ATGTTTGACAACCCAAGTTGTATAAATTGTGTTTTTAAATCTCCTGCTACAAAATTTTTATCTGATAATGAGATTATTCAATTAGAACAGAATTGTGCTGTGGCTGAATTGAAACCCGGAGAAAAAATTTTTAAGCAAGGTGTTTTTTCTTCAAATATTGTTTATTTAAAAAAGGGAATAGTAAAATTACATATTGAAGGACCATATAAAGAACAGATATTAAAAATAACAAAAGGTCCGACTTACCTTGGTATTCCAACAACTTTTGACGAGAAATATTATCGATATTCAGCCACTACTGTAGAAGAAACCGGTGCATGTTTTATTAATATTGAAACCTTTAGAAAGTTTGTACAAGAAAACGGAAAATTTGCATATGAAATTATCATTGAATTATGTAAAAGTGAAATTAGTTTATTTAAAAAATGTATTAACAGATCTCAAAAAAATGCCAGAGGCCGTATTGCTGATGCTTTACTTTTTTTAAAAGAAGAAATATATGAAGATAATTATTTCAGACTACCTTTAACTCGCAGTGAATTAGGGGATTATGTTAACACAACAAGAGAAAGCGTCAGTCGTATATTAAATGAATTTCATAATGAAAAAATTATAAAAGTAACAGGTAAAGAAGTCTTGATCTTAAATGAAAAACTTCTTAATATAATAAGTAAGACCGGATAA
- a CDS encoding DUF1987 domain-containing protein — protein sequence MKIEETRNTPAVTLSRSECVFEITGPSFADNITNIYKSVLEWIEKEMPAIECELNCVFKFDVLNSISYKNIIEIIMRLTHFVKTGKKINIHWYYYKNDEDNYDVGKDISELFNIPFKLIKY from the coding sequence ATGAAAATTGAAGAAACCCGAAATACTCCTGCAGTAACTCTTTCAAGGTCTGAATGTGTTTTTGAAATAACAGGGCCTTCTTTTGCCGATAATATAACAAATATTTATAAATCTGTTCTTGAATGGATAGAAAAAGAAATGCCTGCTATTGAATGTGAGTTGAATTGTGTCTTTAAATTCGATGTACTAAACAGTATTTCCTATAAAAATATTATTGAAATTATAATGCGTCTGACTCACTTTGTAAAAACAGGAAAAAAAATAAATATTCATTGGTATTATTATAAGAATGACGAAGATAATTACGATGTAGGAAAAGACATATCAGAACTTTTTAATATTCCTTTTAAATTGATTAAATATTAA
- a CDS encoding polysaccharide biosynthesis C-terminal domain-containing protein: MAHPIKKLVGQTAVYGLSSIVGRLLNYLLVPFITRAFLPDIYGVVVELYAYVGFLLVLLTYGMETGFFRFAEKTNNSNSVFSTALAPLFVTSTVFILAFSFLAQPIANLIQHPDNKEYIIIFAFIIGIDAFVSLPFAKLRHENKALKFAAFKLIGISLNIVIQLFFVVICKENSDEFLANFHISGLRHLYNPEIGVGYIFIANLIASIFTLILFVPDLIKVKYSFSKPLLKKMLAFSVPLLFVGLAGMANETIDRILLKYLIVVPPGIDDHAEYVMTQVGIYGGVFKISILMTLFTQAFRYAAEPFFFAQEKEVGAKKVYADVMKYFIIFGLIIFLGVLLFLDIFKFFVGKEYWEGLYIIPILLAANLFLGIIYNLSFWYKLTDKTKYGAYIAGIGALITILFNFILIPKIGYLGSAWGHLACYFTMMIISFFLGRKYYRINYPLKDIFIYVLAALIIYFGSLFIELEGNIKYLLNTGLITGFLTVVVLKEKLHSKILKR, from the coding sequence ATGGCTCATCCTATAAAAAAATTAGTCGGACAAACTGCTGTTTACGGTTTAAGCAGTATTGTCGGGCGATTGCTTAACTATCTGTTAGTACCGTTTATTACAAGAGCTTTTCTTCCTGATATTTACGGTGTTGTAGTTGAATTATATGCATATGTCGGGTTTTTGTTAGTTTTACTTACCTACGGAATGGAAACCGGCTTTTTTCGATTTGCCGAGAAAACAAATAATTCTAATTCTGTTTTTTCAACAGCATTGGCTCCCTTATTTGTTACATCAACTGTTTTTATATTAGCTTTTTCTTTTTTGGCACAACCAATTGCTAACCTAATACAACATCCTGATAATAAAGAATATATAATAATATTTGCTTTTATTATAGGTATTGATGCCTTTGTATCTCTACCTTTTGCAAAACTTCGACATGAGAATAAGGCTCTGAAATTTGCTGCATTTAAACTGATAGGAATATCTCTCAATATTGTGATTCAACTTTTTTTTGTTGTAATATGTAAAGAGAATTCTGATGAATTTTTGGCTAATTTTCATATTTCGGGGTTAAGACATCTTTATAATCCTGAAATAGGAGTGGGGTATATTTTTATTGCAAATCTTATTGCAAGTATTTTTACATTGATACTCTTTGTTCCTGATCTGATTAAAGTTAAATACTCTTTCTCGAAGCCGTTATTAAAGAAGATGTTAGCATTTTCTGTACCTTTGTTGTTTGTTGGTTTGGCAGGTATGGCAAATGAAACAATAGACAGAATTTTATTAAAATACTTGATTGTAGTTCCTCCCGGAATTGATGATCATGCTGAATATGTAATGACACAAGTTGGAATTTACGGAGGTGTTTTTAAGATTTCGATTTTGATGACATTGTTTACTCAAGCTTTTCGTTATGCTGCTGAACCTTTCTTTTTTGCTCAAGAAAAAGAAGTTGGAGCAAAGAAAGTATATGCAGATGTAATGAAATATTTCATAATTTTCGGGCTTATTATTTTTCTCGGAGTATTATTATTTTTAGACATATTTAAATTTTTTGTCGGAAAAGAATATTGGGAAGGCTTGTATATTATACCGATTTTATTGGCTGCTAATTTATTTCTCGGGATTATTTACAATTTATCATTTTGGTATAAATTAACCGACAAAACAAAATACGGGGCTTATATTGCCGGTATCGGAGCCTTAATTACAATTTTATTCAATTTTATATTAATTCCGAAAATCGGTTATCTTGGTTCTGCTTGGGGACATTTGGCATGTTATTTTACAATGATGATTATTTCTTTCTTTTTAGGAAGAAAATATTACAGAATAAATTATCCTTTAAAAGATATTTTTATTTATGTGTTAGCAGCACTAATAATTTATTTCGGAAGTTTATTTATTGAGTTAGAAGGGAACATCAAATATTTATTAAATACGGGATTAATAACAGGATTTTTAACAGTAGTTGTACTTAAAGAAAAGTTGCATTCGAAAATATTAAAAAGATAA
- a CDS encoding flippase-like domain-containing protein: MAKTDLKEQKNLEKKINPKKVIIPAGIGILAVFGMLFFQIKDKSINFNVIDFTATSFLFLFIAALFMMMRDIGYMIRFKILSENQVSWRQAFRVIMLWEFASAISPSAIGGTGVAVVFVHKEGISIGKSAAIVMATSFLDELYFIIMFPVMIFAVGPETLFTIGETSGLNFANQFFYFAVIGYTIKLAYNLFLSYGLFINPVVIKKTLLAIFSIKYLRRWRNDARRAGLDIISNSKELKKKPFSFWAKAIGATFLSWTSRYWVVNALFIAFFAMKSDHFLLFAKQLVMWVMMLVSPTPGGSGFSEYVFSEYLNDFMPQVAGIAIITAFVWRLFTYYPYLIAGVIIGPKWIRDKFNLKKKSQKTSLEEETIN, translated from the coding sequence ATGGCAAAAACTGACCTAAAAGAACAAAAGAATTTAGAAAAAAAAATCAATCCTAAAAAAGTAATAATACCTGCCGGTATAGGGATTCTTGCTGTTTTCGGCATGCTATTCTTCCAAATCAAGGATAAGAGTATCAATTTTAATGTAATTGATTTCACCGCAACTTCTTTTTTATTCCTTTTTATTGCAGCATTGTTTATGATGATGCGAGATATTGGTTATATGATACGCTTCAAAATTTTAAGTGAAAATCAGGTAAGTTGGAGGCAGGCTTTCAGGGTAATTATGCTTTGGGAATTTGCATCTGCCATTTCCCCTTCTGCTATAGGAGGTACAGGAGTAGCAGTTGTATTTGTACACAAAGAGGGTATCAGTATCGGTAAAAGCGCAGCAATAGTAATGGCAACATCTTTTTTAGATGAATTGTATTTTATTATTATGTTTCCGGTTATGATCTTTGCTGTCGGTCCTGAAACATTGTTCACAATAGGAGAAACTTCCGGTTTAAATTTCGCAAATCAATTCTTTTATTTCGCAGTTATCGGATATACCATTAAACTGGCATATAACCTGTTTCTTAGTTATGGTTTGTTTATTAATCCTGTTGTAATAAAAAAGACGTTATTGGCAATTTTCAGTATTAAGTATTTAAGGCGATGGAGAAACGATGCAAGGAGAGCCGGTTTAGATATAATAAGCAACTCTAAAGAGCTTAAAAAGAAACCTTTTAGTTTTTGGGCAAAAGCAATTGGTGCAACTTTTCTTTCTTGGACATCAAGATATTGGGTTGTAAATGCATTATTTATAGCATTTTTTGCAATGAAAAGCGATCATTTTTTGCTGTTTGCCAAGCAATTAGTAATGTGGGTAATGATGTTGGTAAGTCCGACACCGGGAGGCAGCGGATTTTCAGAATATGTATTTTCCGAATACTTGAATGACTTTATGCCTCAAGTTGCCGGAATTGCAATTATAACTGCTTTTGTATGGCGTTTGTTCACATATTATCCGTATCTTATTGCCGGTGTTATCATTGGTCCGAAATGGATAAGAGATAAGTTTAATCTCAAGAAGAAAAGCCAAAAAACTTCTCTTGAAGAAGAAACTATAAATTAA
- a CDS encoding T9SS type A sorting domain-containing protein, with protein MRKGLFLILISLFFFTTGEVLAQKDKKEDKSKVDTRIDNMGYWRRMAEKGYVSVAPESIPEKAIYKGSKIKARSVKIEDSPDVPVSDTGDDTQSESSVFVNPTDNSKVLNSNNSTSWTGSTIGELYGTSYLSSADYGESWTGSIQGAGGSNSGDPAAVIGLDGRQYIGFIHSSYGQGVSYSTDGVNWTSVLAGANDGYMLDKNHLWIDNSPSSSFESNVYDAWTDFSGDNDSEIEFVRSTDGGVTYSSITNISSAVNAGSHNQGVNINSGPDGEVYVVWSVYDSWPSDETALGFTKSTDGGTSFASATRILSNTKGIRTSEVSKNQRVNSFPSMAVDISGGTYNGNIYIVWTNIGVPGINTGTNRSIYIIKSTDEGTNWSAPIRVNQGTFQDGKEAYFPWITCDPETGILSVIFYDDRDVSSTQVETWVANSYDGGETWEDFRVSDVAFTPAPIPGLAGGYMGDYLGISARGGMVYPVWPDNRNGYVQTFVSAFETNNRAKPTDLNIVLTEGTGQIDLTWNYTEAKILQHFVVYRDYVEIGTTTETSFTDMLPGYGIYEYSVTAMHDDGESSPARGSIQWGNPNISVSPTSLVETLLPDQSSTKILTINNTGELDLIYNIETAITSKGKSPKAYCTASGGGDEYISGVEFGSINNTGTGADGYADYTAMSTNVDAGNTYQITITNGNVYASDDLGIWIDWNQDEDFDDAGENPVCEGGNDGQGTFDIPVPSDASGGQTRMRIRLKWSGSDCGDPCGTTSYGEVEDYSVNVNSWLQVETTEGIVSPGSSENINVNFNSTDLALGDYFATITINSNDTDEPAVEVPVTLHVTDEASLNASASADDYVVCVGSSTVLHANASGGTGSYTYSWTSVPAGFTSTEENPTVSPTEYTIYTVVVDDGINNVSSDVVIEVLDVPEQANTPTGEISLCEDPSNTIYETTAVSGADSYVWGISPGSAGTISGTGLTGNVDWASDFTGEATVTVSAVNSCGTGTQSDAITVTVNALPDVTLDPFADVEVDDPAFELTGGNPAGGVYSGTGVTGGYFDPAVAGIGTHAITYTYTDGNSCSDFAQQDITVDEDSGIEGLMNGISFDLYPNPNNGILFMDISSGQNHELTITVINQIGVVVKEENISIGENSNIQLDLNDLSSGIYFINIKGDIINVMRKIVVQK; from the coding sequence ATGAGAAAAGGTTTATTTCTTATCTTGATTTCATTATTCTTTTTTACAACAGGCGAAGTATTAGCTCAGAAAGATAAAAAAGAAGATAAATCAAAAGTTGATACAAGAATTGATAATATGGGATACTGGAGGCGCATGGCTGAAAAGGGTTATGTTTCTGTTGCCCCTGAATCAATACCTGAAAAAGCAATATATAAAGGATCAAAAATTAAAGCAAGAAGTGTAAAAATTGAAGATTCTCCGGATGTTCCCGTTAGTGATACAGGAGATGATACACAAAGTGAAAGTTCTGTTTTTGTGAATCCTACTGATAATTCAAAAGTGTTAAACTCTAATAATTCAACAAGTTGGACTGGCAGTACTATCGGAGAGTTATACGGCACAAGTTATTTAAGCAGTGCTGATTACGGTGAATCATGGACAGGAAGCATACAAGGTGCAGGCGGTTCAAACAGCGGAGATCCTGCAGCTGTTATAGGTTTAGACGGCAGACAATATATAGGTTTTATTCACAGCAGCTACGGTCAAGGAGTTTCATATTCTACTGATGGAGTAAATTGGACAAGTGTTCTTGCCGGAGCAAATGATGGTTATATGTTGGATAAAAATCATTTATGGATAGACAATAGTCCGTCAAGTTCTTTTGAAAGTAATGTTTATGATGCATGGACAGATTTTAGCGGAGATAATGACAGTGAGATTGAGTTTGTTCGTTCAACAGACGGTGGTGTAACATATAGTAGTATTACCAATATAAGTTCTGCCGTAAATGCAGGAAGTCATAATCAAGGCGTTAACATTAACAGCGGCCCTGACGGAGAAGTATATGTTGTATGGTCAGTATATGATTCTTGGCCTTCTGACGAAACTGCTTTAGGTTTTACAAAATCAACAGACGGCGGAACTTCTTTTGCTTCGGCAACAAGAATATTAAGCAATACAAAAGGTATCAGAACTTCTGAAGTTTCAAAAAATCAAAGAGTAAATTCTTTCCCTTCTATGGCTGTTGATATCAGTGGCGGAACTTATAACGGAAATATTTACATAGTATGGACAAATATTGGTGTTCCGGGAATAAATACAGGCACAAACAGAAGTATTTATATTATTAAGTCAACAGACGAAGGAACTAATTGGTCAGCTCCGATTAGAGTTAATCAAGGGACTTTCCAAGACGGAAAAGAAGCCTATTTCCCGTGGATCACTTGTGACCCTGAAACAGGAATATTAAGTGTGATTTTTTATGATGACAGAGATGTAAGTTCAACACAAGTTGAGACTTGGGTTGCAAATTCTTATGACGGCGGTGAAACATGGGAAGATTTCAGAGTAAGTGATGTTGCTTTTACTCCTGCACCGATTCCCGGATTAGCAGGCGGTTATATGGGTGATTATCTCGGAATTTCTGCAAGGGGAGGTATGGTTTATCCTGTTTGGCCTGATAACAGAAACGGCTATGTTCAAACATTTGTATCAGCCTTTGAAACAAATAACAGAGCAAAACCAACAGATCTGAATATTGTATTAACAGAAGGAACCGGTCAAATTGATTTGACTTGGAATTATACGGAAGCTAAAATATTACAACATTTTGTTGTTTACAGAGATTATGTTGAAATTGGTACAACTACAGAAACTTCATTTACTGACATGCTTCCCGGTTACGGAATTTATGAATATAGTGTAACAGCTATGCATGATGACGGAGAATCATCTCCGGCAAGGGGAAGTATTCAATGGGGAAATCCGAATATTTCTGTTAGTCCGACATCATTAGTTGAAACATTATTACCGGATCAATCATCAACAAAAATTCTTACAATTAATAATACGGGAGAACTTGATTTGATATATAACATTGAAACTGCAATAACTTCAAAAGGAAAAAGTCCTAAAGCATATTGTACCGCAAGTGGTGGCGGAGATGAATATATCAGCGGTGTAGAATTCGGAAGTATTAATAATACCGGAACCGGAGCTGATGGTTATGCTGATTATACCGCAATGTCAACAAATGTTGATGCAGGAAATACTTATCAAATTACCATAACAAACGGTAATGTATATGCATCGGATGATTTGGGTATATGGATTGATTGGAATCAAGATGAAGACTTTGATGATGCCGGTGAGAATCCTGTTTGTGAAGGTGGTAACGACGGACAAGGAACTTTTGATATTCCTGTTCCTTCAGATGCATCAGGCGGACAAACGAGAATGAGAATCAGATTGAAATGGAGTGGAAGTGATTGCGGAGATCCGTGCGGAACTACTTCATATGGTGAGGTTGAAGATTATTCAGTTAATGTAAATTCATGGTTGCAAGTAGAAACAACGGAAGGTATTGTATCTCCCGGTTCATCTGAAAATATTAATGTAAACTTTAATTCAACAGATTTAGCTCTCGGAGATTATTTCGCAACCATTACCATTAACAGTAATGATACCGATGAGCCGGCAGTTGAAGTTCCCGTTACACTTCATGTAACGGATGAAGCAAGCTTAAATGCGTCTGCCAGTGCCGATGATTATGTTGTATGTGTAGGTTCGTCAACAGTATTGCATGCAAATGCGAGCGGTGGTACAGGATCATATACATATTCATGGACTTCAGTTCCTGCCGGATTTACTTCAACAGAGGAAAACCCAACTGTTTCACCGACAGAATACACAATATACACAGTTGTTGTTGATGACGGAATTAATAATGTTTCAAGTGATGTTGTAATTGAAGTTTTGGATGTCCCGGAGCAAGCAAACACTCCTACAGGAGAAATAAGTTTATGTGAAGATCCTTCAAATACTATATATGAAACAACTGCAGTTTCCGGAGCTGATTCATACGTATGGGGTATTTCTCCCGGAAGTGCAGGAACAATATCAGGAACAGGCTTAACCGGAAATGTTGATTGGGCAAGTGATTTTACAGGTGAAGCAACTGTTACTGTAAGTGCTGTTAATTCATGTGGTACAGGAACCCAGTCAGATGCAATTACAGTAACTGTGAATGCATTGCCGGATGTAACTTTAGATCCTTTTGCAGATGTAGAAGTAGATGATCCTGCATTTGAATTAACAGGAGGTAATCCGGCCGGAGGTGTTTATTCAGGAACAGGAGTAACCGGAGGATATTTTGATCCGGCAGTTGCAGGTATCGGAACACATGCAATTACTTATACTTACACAGACGGAAACAGTTGTTCTGATTTTGCTCAACAAGATATTACTGTTGATGAAGACAGTGGAATTGAAGGATTAATGAATGGTATATCATTTGATCTTTATCCTAACCCCAATAACGGAATTTTATTTATGGATATAAGTTCCGGTCAAAATCATGAACTTACAATTACCGTAATTAATCAGATAGGAGTTGTTGTTAAGGAAGAAAATATTTCAATCGGTGAAAATTCGAATATTCAACTTGATTTGAATGATCTGTCATCAGGAATATACTTCATTAATATTAAAGGCGATATAATTAATGTTATGAGAAAAATAGTTGTTCAAAAATAA
- a CDS encoding DUF255 domain-containing protein — MRIFFFVFFVSLSISLSAQAIKDSIQWISIEEAGEKFEEYQKPVLFYLYTEKCDSCRKQEETTFSNPEVANYINILFYPVKINAESRDSLKFFDGNYYKNTGKYGRIHDLAFKLTGSKDTFPSLVIFNKRAAGRTFYGYTDRDEIFRILIYYAEDIDLHTEFEDWYKYHKKGYPPGQKQIITRLNVKWKNLDEVNELMKTEPRKMIINFYNYNKISCTLMRIQTFNQKQIADYLNENYYLVNVDVFTQDTINIKGTTYINENKSFKYHQLPIAALEGKMVFPAFIILDEDGNVLQKYHQYMIPEEFEAVIKYYGEDAFKTQTFKAFKKIFESNIK, encoded by the coding sequence ATGCGAATATTCTTTTTTGTTTTTTTTGTATCATTATCAATTAGTTTATCTGCTCAAGCCATAAAAGATTCAATTCAATGGATAAGTATTGAAGAAGCGGGAGAGAAGTTTGAAGAATATCAAAAACCTGTTTTGTTTTATCTTTACACAGAGAAATGTGACTCATGCAGAAAACAGGAAGAAACGACATTTTCAAATCCTGAAGTTGCAAACTATATTAATATTTTATTTTATCCTGTAAAAATTAATGCTGAAAGTAGAGACAGTTTAAAATTTTTTGACGGTAATTATTATAAGAATACCGGAAAATACGGAAGAATTCATGATTTGGCATTTAAATTAACCGGATCAAAAGATACCTTTCCGTCATTAGTAATATTCAACAAAAGAGCTGCAGGAAGAACATTTTACGGTTATACGGACAGAGATGAAATATTCAGAATTTTAATTTATTATGCTGAAGATATTGATTTGCATACAGAATTTGAAGATTGGTATAAATATCATAAAAAAGGCTATCCGCCCGGGCAAAAACAAATAATTACAAGATTGAACGTGAAGTGGAAAAATTTAGATGAAGTTAATGAACTTATGAAAACTGAGCCAAGAAAAATGATTATAAATTTTTATAATTATAATAAGATCAGTTGCACCTTAATGCGAATCCAAACTTTCAATCAAAAACAAATAGCAGATTATTTAAATGAAAATTATTATCTTGTGAATGTTGATGTTTTTACACAAGATACAATTAATATTAAAGGTACTACCTATATCAATGAAAATAAATCATTTAAATATCATCAATTACCCATTGCTGCTTTAGAAGGGAAAATGGTTTTTCCTGCATTTATTATTTTAGATGAAGACGGAAATGTATTGCAAAAATATCATCAATATATGATTCCGGAAGAGTTTGAGGCTGTTATCAAGTATTACGGAGAAGATGCATTTAAAACTCAAACATTTAAAGCGTTTAAAAAAATATTTGAAAGTAATATAAAATAG